Genomic DNA from Hyperolius riggenbachi isolate aHypRig1 chromosome 10, aHypRig1.pri, whole genome shotgun sequence:
gctgcagtgagTTACTTGCTCTTGGCGGCCTTGTGGCTCTCGGtcttcttgggcagcagcacggCCTGGATGTTGGGCAGGACGCCCCCCTGGGCGATGGTCACCCCACCCAGCAGCTTGTTGAGCTCCTCGTCGTTGCGCACGGCCAGCTGCAGGTGGCGGGGGATGATGCGGGTCTTCTTGTTGTCCCGGGCGGCGTTACCAGCCAGCTCCAGGATCTCAGCGGTCAGATACTCCAGCACTGCGGCCAGATAGACCGGAGCTCCGGCCCCCACCCGCTCCGCATAGTTGCCCTTCCTCAGCAGACGGTGAACACGACCGACTGGGAACTGCAGCCCGGCCCGGGAGGAGCGAGTCTTGGCCTTGGCACGAGCCTTGCCACCTTGTTTGCCTCTTCCGGACATGATGACTTCAGGGATACAGATAAATCTCCAACACGAGAATAAACGAATCCGCCCCTCCTCCTGCCCTATATACTCTGCTGCCCGCCCCGCGCTGCCACCCGGTTGGCTGCTATTCAACTCAGCCAATAGCGTGAGAGTCTGGTTATTCAGCAAATACCGGGCGGGGCTCTGTACTTTTGCAGCCAATTGCATCCGGCGTTGTTTGTTGCGTGCATCACTATGCAAGTCACACTCTTGCAACCAATCAGCTATAAGGGACGGTCATCAGGCGGCGCTAGTGCCGGTATCGAATAGTGTGAGCCGGCTCTTCTGCAGCCTGATTAGCATAGGCGGCCTATataaggaggggaggcagcgcagcGCCTCATTGGGTCTCCGCACTCTGCAGAGTTACTAAGAATCATCAGCTATGGTTGAACCAGCCAAGTCCGCTCCGGCGCCCAAGAAGGGCTCTAAGAAAGCGGTGAGTAAGGTGCAGAAGAAGGACGGCAAGAAGCGCAGGAAGACCAGGAAGGAGAGCTACGCCATCTACGTGtacaaggtgctgaagcaggtgcaCCCCGACACCGGCATCTCCTCCAAGGCCATGAGCATCATGAACTCCTTCGTCAATGACATCTTCGAGCGCATCGCCGGGGAAGCTTCCCGCCTGGCTCATTACAACAAGCGCCACACCATCACCTCCCGGGAGATCCAGACCGCCGTCCGCCTGCTGCTGCCGGGAGAGCTGGCCAAGCACGCCGTGTCCGAGGGCACCAAGGCCGTCACCAAGTACACCAGCGCCAAGTAATCGCCTCTCACCCGACTACAGTACACAGGAAacccaaaggctcttttcagagccacccactCATTCACTGCAGGGCTATGTATTGATATGTTAAATGTGCCGTTTATTAGTGTTTCGTTCTAAGAGCCACTCAATATTCACTATGCGGCTTTTCTGTACATTCACGTACGTGCTGTATAGGGAGGGGTGCAGTACAGGGTTAGTGAGCAGGGAGGTGGATTCTCACACCGAGGTTACCGAACTCCTCTAGCCGCGTGGATTTGACTTTACTATTTCTGAATCGGATCAGGGGATTTTTAGTGATGTATTAGTTTCTCCTGCAGTATTTAGTAACCATTCCAGTACACGTTAGAATCTTAGAGCTACCGCAGTCTTCCTGAGAATACACTAGTTTTCTCCTGTCTCCAGCCATAGATCCCGGTCGCTGTGATATTTCAGCCGCAATTTATTCAGAGAAGCAGATAGCGGGGATGGCCAGCGACAGGACTTCTCGTGCATTTCTCTATAGAAGTAGAATCCATCCTGACGGGTCTGTGCAGCTGGTGGGGTTGTTGTAGAAATGGCCCATCCGGACAGATAGGGTGACGTCTCTAAATAATACGTATTGCATAATACTatgaaataaagctatataatggGGTGCATGGACGCTGGTGGTTGGAAAGTTGTAATTGTATCACTAAAGCGCATTAGAAATGACCGCTCTCAGCAGATTCCCAGAGTTCTAGAACGCTCAGACCGTGTGTGGAGCGAGGAGACTCATTACTGCCCCGACTGACGCCCCGCACAGGACAGGAGGATGGAGATTGCAGGTCCCCTAAACTGTCTTCCTGACAAGAAGTAATCACCAGCCTAGCCTGTGTCTTGCATTACGCGATACAGAGTGATGCACATGTATGTAAAATACAGATCTTCTGCAGAGACACGTGGCTCATCTGCCTCTATTTCCTTTTCACTTAGTAGATATATAAATTAAATAGTATCTTTTTAAGATGATAGACAGTTCAATACGTAGGAACAAAATCAGTCAACATCGTATAATTTCAGTCTCAGGTAATAAAGCAATTTTGTGGCGGGATAATTGAAAAATAACAAATGTTCTGCAGTAGCCAATCCATTAAAAGCTCCCGATCaccccggccaatcagaagccACGGCGCTTATAAATAGGGCTTAACATGGCAGAGTCGGAGAATGGGGATAGTAGGGGGAGTTTTACGGTAAATCATTGACTGCActgggcgggaagattaggaggaGTCGCCCGGTGATTGGATGTCCCGCCAGCGCGAGGCAGACGCGCAGGCTAATATGGAGATAGAATGTGGATGACAATTGGCTCTCCGCGCTGTCTCCTGTCACCATATAGGGGGCGTGGTGTGAGGCAGCCAATGTCAGAGAGGCGCAGGGTGTATAAAAAGGCTCTTCCCGGCCGCTCTCCTCAGTCTATTCTCGCCTGTGAGACGAATCAGCCGATTGAGCGATGGCCAGAACCAAGCAGACCGCCCGCAAGTCCACCGGAGGGAAAGCTCCCCGCAAGCAGCTGGCCACCAAAGCCGCCCGGAAGAGCGCCCCGGCCACCGGAGGAGTGAAGAAGCCTCACCGCTACCGGCCCGGTACAGTGGCTCTCCGAGAGATCCGCCGCTACCAGAAATCCACCGAGCTGCTGATCCGCAAGCTGCCCTTCCAGCGCCTGGTGCGGGAGATCGCCCAGGACTTCAAGACCGACCTGCGCTTCCAGAGCTCGGCCGTCATGGCTCTGCAGGAGGCCAGCGAGGCTTATCTGGTGGGGCTCTTCGAGGACACCAACCTGTGCGCCATCCACGCCAAGAGGGTCACCATCATGCCCAAAGACATCCAGCTGGCCCGCAGGATCCGCGGCGAGAGGGCATAAGCACGTCATACATTGTCACCCACACtacaaaggctcttttcagagccaccccACATTCTCCATACAGAGCTGTATTGCAGCAGTTGGATAGCATGTTTATTAACATTCTCATCGTTCTAAAGTAATATACAATACCCGCAGTAGCATAACAGTTGGCTAGGATTTAAGCCTTCGACAAACGTTCGAGCGCCATATTTTATTTGTCTTCTGATTGGCCCCAgtagcgtgttttttttttttccaacacagATCAGCTAATTGTAAAGTGATGCACACTGGCAGAAGAGGGGTCCAGACAGTTAAATGTTCTCATCACATCTGTATTACTTCCATGGCGCAATTTTTATGATGACCTGGGAAATGTGGGATGCAATTATGATCTGACTTACCGATGCTTATTTTACTAATCAAACTCCTCTTATACTATACTAACAGTAGAAACATCTTGAGTTAGTACGGTAGCAAAAAGCTGTGATTGGTTGAGCGCTGAGCAGATGGTACTTTAAATTTCCCGCCGATATTCTGTGCACTGAAACGTCTTATCCCCATCCCGCTAGTTTTTAACAAGTCAGTTTTAACAAGTCAGTGACCTATTTAGTACAAAAGAGCTAGCTGCGTTTTGTGAGCTATCGGGGAGTTCCAGGCTTATTTGAAAAAGTGAATTCAATTCCAGAACACGGTGTATGAGACACGTAATCATGAGAGTTGCAGTACAGATAAACAGGGGAAAGAATTCCAGCCCCGCCCCCCCAAACTGGAAAATCTACCCGCCCCTTCCActgcagtctcccatcaggtccgctcaggTTGTATAAGAGGAGACGAGGCTACGGCAAAGATCAGTTCGTTTTTTGAGCAAAGAAGGAACAGCATCTGTATCATGTCTGGCCGAGGAAAGGGCGGGAAGGGACTCGGGAAAGGAGGAGCCAAGCGGCACAGGAAGGTGCTCCGGGATAACATCCAGGGCATCACTAAGCCCGCCATCCGCCGCCTGGCCCGCAGAGGGGGTGTCAAGCGCATCTCCGGCCTCATCTATGAGGAGACCCGCGGAGTGCTGAAGG
This window encodes:
- the LOC137535172 gene encoding histone H2B-like; translated protein: MVEPAKSAPAPKKGSKKAVSKVQKKDGKKRRKTRKESYAIYVYKVLKQVHPDTGISSKAMSIMNSFVNDIFERIAGEASRLAHYNKRHTITSREIQTAVRLLLPGELAKHAVSEGTKAVTKYTSAK
- the LOC137535821 gene encoding histone H2A type 2-B, whose product is MSGRGKQGGKARAKAKTRSSRAGLQFPVGRVHRLLRKGNYAERVGAGAPVYLAAVLEYLTAEILELAGNAARDNKKTRIIPRHLQLAVRNDEELNKLLGGVTIAQGGVLPNIQAVLLPKKTESHKAAKSK